One Thermicanus aegyptius DSM 12793 DNA segment encodes these proteins:
- a CDS encoding TetR/AcrR family transcriptional regulator: MKEEIADWLNMMDQEYQKEEKMTEKQLKILHAAIEIFSEKGYASTSTSEIAKKAGVAEGTIFRHYKTKADLLNAIVIPTLVKLLTPFVLLGVRKIFQDPYERFEDFIKAFITDRIKFAKKNEKLLRILIQELPFQSELKKAIKENVGKEVINLLGKMIDHFKKEGQIRDLPTYAIIRHNASVGIGYILTHLYIIPENEWDEEKETEIVIDLLMHGLAPRKEE; this comes from the coding sequence ATGAAAGAGGAAATTGCTGATTGGCTAAACATGATGGATCAAGAATACCAAAAAGAAGAGAAGATGACGGAAAAACAGCTCAAAATTCTCCATGCGGCGATCGAGATCTTCTCGGAGAAAGGGTACGCCTCTACCTCTACCAGCGAAATTGCAAAGAAAGCCGGTGTGGCGGAGGGTACGATCTTTCGGCATTATAAGACGAAGGCGGATCTACTCAATGCGATCGTTATTCCTACATTGGTGAAATTGTTGACTCCGTTTGTTTTGCTTGGAGTAAGGAAGATCTTCCAGGATCCCTACGAACGTTTCGAGGATTTTATCAAGGCTTTTATTACCGACCGTATAAAGTTTGCCAAAAAAAATGAAAAACTCCTCCGCATTTTAATTCAAGAGCTTCCTTTTCAATCGGAATTAAAAAAAGCGATCAAAGAGAATGTCGGAAAAGAAGTGATCAATTTGTTGGGAAAAATGATCGATCATTTTAAAAAAGAAGGCCAGATTCGCGATCTTCCTACTTATGCCATCATCCGCCACAATGCTTCGGTGGGCATCGGATATATACTTACGCATCTCTATATTATTCCAGAAAACGAGTGGGATGAGGAGAAGGAAACGGAAATCGTCATCGATCTCCTCATGCACGGATTGGCACCCAGGAAGGAAGAATAG
- a CDS encoding SgrR family transcriptional regulator → MKDLSYFQLRAFLYPRERRLTATFKISELENVWHCTAKNVKRKLKKFEEEGQLIYRPGSGRGNPSVAIFKNSFQQEVEREVHRSIQDDQLENIMHLLQLPIPKLWVAKASKDLQLLFGFHSPSETKDVLRTMISREITTLDPLYCSVTFESHIIHQLGDSLVMYKPEEDAVVPHIAHHWKADDTYRVWTFYLRKGVLFHHHRTLTSEDVKFTFERFKTAFSPYHWFVQDLSHIECPSPFIVRFHLREPNPFFLRVVSSINLAILPADSPFDPHHWIGTGPYKLKEWDDQKLVLEAFDYYFLGRPYLDEIEIWRVPEETVRGVTYQAEGKKRNLSPAESEPIQKKHVENGFRFLAFNFNRPTIVRNRLFREALFHLIDMKKMWKDLGRKDLVEASSFFPWKSKPPVKDRKYVKPLLSASGYQGETLTLYFLNHPNAKEEAEWIRSEAKSEGIHMRLIPFTMDQLYASDLDREADLATLGEVASTDLHLSFLTAFYNNALLFRRFLAPEHLARIGEWLEEMKRETDRKRRELWMDKVENYMRENHLILFLHHPMKSWTFHPLFQDICFESFGLVDFRRLWIE, encoded by the coding sequence ATGAAAGACCTCTCTTATTTTCAACTGCGAGCTTTTCTCTATCCGAGAGAACGGCGCCTAACCGCCACATTTAAAATAAGTGAGCTTGAAAATGTATGGCATTGTACGGCAAAAAACGTGAAGAGAAAGCTCAAAAAATTTGAAGAGGAAGGACAGTTGATCTACCGGCCCGGATCAGGCAGGGGAAACCCGTCGGTGGCGATATTCAAAAATTCTTTTCAACAGGAAGTGGAACGGGAGGTTCATCGATCTATTCAGGACGATCAATTGGAAAATATTATGCATTTGTTGCAACTTCCGATTCCTAAATTGTGGGTGGCCAAGGCTTCGAAAGATCTCCAATTACTCTTTGGGTTCCATTCCCCCAGTGAAACAAAGGATGTCTTGAGGACCATGATTTCGAGGGAGATTACCACCCTTGACCCGCTGTACTGCTCCGTCACTTTTGAGAGCCATATCATTCACCAGTTGGGCGATTCTCTGGTGATGTACAAACCGGAGGAAGATGCCGTTGTTCCACATATCGCCCACCACTGGAAAGCGGATGATACGTACAGGGTCTGGACCTTTTATCTGAGAAAGGGGGTTTTATTCCATCATCACCGCACCTTGACGAGCGAAGATGTGAAATTTACGTTTGAGAGGTTTAAGACCGCTTTTTCCCCGTACCATTGGTTCGTCCAGGATCTCTCCCATATCGAATGCCCTTCACCGTTTATCGTCCGCTTTCATCTTCGTGAGCCGAATCCTTTCTTTCTTCGCGTCGTAAGCTCGATCAACCTCGCCATCTTGCCTGCAGATTCTCCTTTTGACCCGCATCATTGGATCGGCACGGGGCCATACAAGTTAAAGGAATGGGATGATCAGAAACTGGTTCTGGAGGCCTTTGATTATTATTTTTTGGGGAGGCCTTATCTGGATGAAATCGAAATCTGGCGTGTCCCGGAAGAAACCGTCAGGGGGGTTACGTATCAGGCAGAGGGGAAAAAACGGAACCTGTCTCCGGCAGAGAGCGAACCGATACAAAAAAAACATGTGGAAAACGGATTCCGCTTTCTTGCCTTTAACTTTAACAGGCCCACCATTGTCCGAAACCGGCTGTTCCGCGAGGCGCTCTTTCATCTCATCGATATGAAGAAGATGTGGAAGGATCTGGGGAGAAAGGATCTGGTGGAGGCCTCAAGCTTCTTTCCCTGGAAATCGAAACCGCCGGTCAAAGACCGGAAGTATGTAAAACCTTTGCTTTCGGCCTCCGGCTATCAAGGGGAAACCCTCACCCTGTACTTCTTAAATCACCCCAATGCGAAGGAAGAAGCGGAGTGGATCCGGTCCGAAGCGAAGTCGGAAGGGATTCATATGCGGCTCATCCCTTTTACGATGGATCAACTCTACGCGTCGGATCTGGACCGGGAAGCCGATCTGGCCACGTTGGGAGAAGTAGCTTCCACCGATCTCCATCTCTCTTTCTTGACCGCGTTTTATAATAATGCCTTATTATTTCGTAGATTTCTGGCTCCGGAGCATTTGGCCCGCATTGGGGAATGGCTGGAGGAAATGAAGCGGGAAACCGACCGCAAGAGGCGGGAATTATGGATGGACAAGGTGGAAAATTATATGCGGGAGAATCACCTCATCCTGTTCCTGCACCATCCCATGAAAAGCTGGACTTTCCATCCCCTGTTCCAGGATATCTGTTTTGAGTCTTTCGGGTTGGTGGATTTCCGCAGATTGTGGATCGAGTGA
- a CDS encoding MDR family MFS transporter translates to MFRELHPNIRIRIIISFLSRVVGSMIFPFMAIYFTREMNAGLAGILLMANVLIQFAASLYGGYLADTLGRKRMMVLGEWMKIFGFLGMVAANSPWWISPWTTFFMLAIVGVSSGLENPAAEAMLIDVSTKETRAFMYSINYWAVNLSIMLGLMIGGWLFKSHFFELLLALFLISLITLWMTIALIQETYTPDPAASRSKPLGVIPLLQSYKTVIGDLPFVWFTLGGIAVLSIEFQRNNFISVRLAQEFIPRTIGLWGNLQFEVDGVKLLSLLTVENTIMIVLFTAVVAKWIRNKKEQPIMYLGYLLFGAGYAFLAFSNHVLGLFIAVFVLSVGELLYVPTRQSILAEIVDDSRRGAYMAFNGFVYQIGKIIGALGIILGEAIGGYGMGLLYLCFAILGILFSRWGIRQRVKKEAINAPAKSEI, encoded by the coding sequence ATGTTTAGAGAACTGCACCCCAATATTCGCATTCGTATCATCATTTCGTTTTTAAGCCGCGTGGTGGGCTCCATGATCTTCCCTTTTATGGCCATCTATTTTACCCGGGAGATGAACGCCGGTCTTGCGGGAATATTACTGATGGCGAACGTCTTAATTCAATTTGCGGCCAGTTTGTATGGGGGGTATCTGGCCGATACCCTGGGGCGGAAACGCATGATGGTGCTGGGGGAATGGATGAAAATTTTCGGCTTTTTAGGAATGGTCGCAGCCAACTCTCCGTGGTGGATATCCCCTTGGACCACCTTCTTCATGTTGGCGATCGTCGGAGTCTCCTCCGGTTTGGAGAACCCGGCCGCCGAAGCGATGCTGATTGATGTCAGCACGAAAGAGACGCGGGCTTTCATGTATTCGATCAACTATTGGGCGGTCAACTTATCCATCATGCTCGGATTAATGATCGGCGGATGGTTGTTTAAAAGCCATTTCTTTGAATTGCTTCTGGCTTTGTTCCTCATCTCCCTGATCACCTTGTGGATGACGATCGCCCTGATTCAGGAAACCTATACCCCCGATCCCGCCGCTTCCCGTTCAAAACCGTTGGGCGTGATACCGCTCCTCCAAAGTTATAAAACGGTGATCGGTGATTTGCCTTTTGTCTGGTTTACGTTGGGAGGCATCGCCGTATTGTCGATTGAGTTCCAACGAAACAATTTTATTTCGGTAAGGCTTGCCCAGGAATTTATCCCCAGGACCATTGGCTTATGGGGCAATCTTCAATTTGAGGTGGACGGGGTTAAGCTATTAAGCCTGTTAACCGTGGAAAACACGATCATGATCGTTCTGTTCACCGCCGTAGTGGCCAAATGGATCCGCAACAAAAAGGAGCAGCCGATCATGTATCTTGGCTATTTGTTATTTGGAGCGGGGTATGCCTTTTTGGCCTTTTCCAATCATGTGCTCGGCTTGTTTATTGCCGTATTCGTCTTATCTGTGGGAGAACTCCTTTATGTGCCGACCCGGCAGTCCATCCTGGCGGAGATTGTGGACGATTCCCGCCGTGGAGCCTATATGGCCTTTAACGGTTTTGTCTACCAAATCGGCAAGATCATAGGAGCCCTGGGGATTATTCTCGGTGAGGCGATCGGTGGATATGGGATGGGCTTGCTCTATCTCTGTTTCGCCATCTTAGGGATCCTCTTTTCCCGATGGGGGATCCGGCAGCGGGTAAAAAAGGAAGCGATCAATGCACCGGCAAAATCTGAAATATAA
- a CDS encoding M28 family peptidase yields the protein MTFRFLNPKGKRKRFYLLVVGFFLLSSFISSCDFGQTETIKRVVDELSSDTYQGRLVGTPGNEKAQEWIISRMKTTQFLPLNGNYLHEYTQFVPNLNAKPELWFSGIKSEISLQPLYFTNQEEFTGTLSSEIQHPSSPIILLAENPLSIDWSNDRIIAVIEKSNLSRREAFDVSIHEKPRFQVSEEDYQSLLSHQGSEVQIQWNHSVRQERTANLVMHNPFDGKKIKRIFVLGAHFDHIGKRGNLTYPGAVDNASGIAALLDVSQKIDPAKIPDDAALFIVGFNGEETGLDGSRAFAAWLKEKYHLPVFAIVFDILGIKGESKLSLTGSESFKSIISNSLEKKGFKINQELDVSSDHDSFIQLGEEGVLLTDWNEEYMNQYYQTPSDRPDLIDSTRLQSISTAMAATLEELFQQDHIASPQMVKPSQASEPGLPEEDVVKTAIDLLKEKDRWKYPLISHPEYKVKDIRGYTDEKGELNRIEYSFLLAALQKKDADSSLAKEISVTVFPVPEEIEPEQFLQMVKGENLKEKGAVELFKKKTPYYTLEAEGYTFYRIYALIHFDGKNDLCEIDTPLTKVGDQVTVVGEEDFLKFVAGLDMTE from the coding sequence ATGACATTCCGGTTTCTTAATCCCAAAGGAAAAAGAAAACGGTTTTATCTGCTGGTCGTTGGATTTTTTTTACTTTCTTCGTTCATTTCCTCCTGTGATTTTGGTCAAACAGAGACGATCAAACGGGTGGTTGATGAACTTTCATCGGATACATACCAGGGAAGGCTGGTGGGGACACCGGGAAATGAAAAAGCCCAAGAATGGATCATCTCCCGGATGAAAACTACCCAATTCCTTCCTCTGAACGGAAACTATCTCCACGAATATACGCAATTTGTCCCTAATCTAAATGCCAAACCGGAGTTATGGTTTTCAGGAATCAAATCGGAGATTTCCCTTCAGCCCCTCTATTTCACCAATCAAGAAGAATTTACCGGTACGCTCTCCTCGGAGATTCAACATCCCTCTTCGCCAATTATTCTTCTTGCTGAGAATCCCCTTTCCATTGACTGGTCGAATGACCGCATCATCGCGGTGATCGAAAAATCGAATCTCTCTCGTCGGGAAGCATTTGACGTCTCTATTCATGAAAAGCCCAGGTTTCAGGTGAGCGAAGAAGATTATCAAAGTCTTCTTTCCCATCAGGGTTCAGAAGTTCAGATTCAGTGGAATCATTCCGTACGGCAAGAGCGTACCGCAAATCTGGTCATGCATAATCCCTTCGACGGGAAAAAGATAAAACGGATTTTTGTTCTGGGCGCCCACTTTGATCATATTGGGAAAAGGGGGAATCTGACTTATCCGGGAGCCGTCGATAACGCATCCGGGATCGCCGCTTTGCTGGATGTGAGCCAAAAAATCGATCCGGCGAAGATCCCGGATGATGCGGCGCTCTTTATCGTAGGATTTAACGGGGAGGAGACAGGCCTAGACGGCTCGCGTGCCTTTGCAGCATGGCTAAAGGAGAAATATCATCTGCCGGTCTTTGCGATCGTCTTTGATATCCTTGGCATAAAAGGCGAGAGCAAATTAAGCCTTACGGGGAGCGAGTCGTTCAAATCGATCATTTCTAACTCTTTGGAGAAGAAGGGGTTTAAGATCAATCAAGAATTGGATGTATCGAGCGATCATGACTCATTTATCCAATTGGGGGAAGAGGGCGTGTTACTGACGGACTGGAATGAGGAATATATGAATCAATATTATCAGACGCCGTCGGATCGACCCGACCTCATCGATTCGACGCGTTTGCAATCGATTTCTACGGCAATGGCAGCAACTCTGGAAGAATTATTTCAGCAGGATCACATCGCTTCCCCACAAATGGTAAAACCTTCCCAAGCATCGGAACCCGGCTTGCCGGAAGAGGACGTAGTGAAAACCGCAATTGATCTCCTAAAGGAAAAAGATCGCTGGAAATATCCTCTCATTTCCCATCCGGAATATAAAGTAAAAGATATTCGAGGCTATACGGATGAGAAAGGGGAACTGAACAGGATTGAATACAGCTTTCTCCTTGCCGCGCTTCAAAAGAAAGATGCGGATTCGTCTTTAGCGAAAGAGATTTCCGTCACCGTCTTTCCTGTGCCTGAAGAGATAGAACCGGAGCAATTTCTCCAAATGGTAAAGGGGGAAAATTTGAAAGAGAAAGGAGCTGTCGAGCTGTTTAAAAAGAAAACTCCCTATTATACCTTGGAAGCGGAGGGATATACTTTCTATCGAATTTACGCATTGATCCATTTTGACGGAAAAAACGATCTATGCGAAATCGATACCCCATTAACGAAGGTGGGTGACCAGGTGACGGTCGTAGGAGAGGAAGATTTCTTAAAATTTGTTGCAGGGCTAGATATGACCGAATGA
- a CDS encoding zinc-dependent alcohol dehydrogenase has product MHSLRFHFTIPRYIFGKTMGRLFPSLLWNSGLSCLKYQQMPDPVLPNDHWVKIKVTYGGICGSDLHLIHLHDSPSTSPFASFPFTIGHETVGRISEVGLAVKNLQVGDRVTVDPVLSCMVRGLPNPCEACRRGDYSLCSHMTDGDIAPGLMIGACRDTGGSWSTYLVAHQSQVLKLPDEINDLNGVLIEPFSCALHGVMRNPPRDDDTVLVVGAGTIGICVVAALRALDIACKIVVVSKYDVQTKLALHYGADEVIGLKGKDYKSIYEIAEALKARVLKPVIGPPVIQGGAHIVYECVGNSRSVHDALRFAQSGGKVVLLGLAGILDHIDWTTVWLNELDVRGSFAYSTEEFNGKRMRTMQIAIELMKLGKVDLSPLITHRFPLEKYKDALSTVVNKGKEACLKAVFEP; this is encoded by the coding sequence TTGCATTCCTTGCGGTTTCATTTTACCATTCCCCGGTATATATTTGGCAAGACGATGGGCAGGTTATTTCCCTCGCTCCTTTGGAATTCCGGTTTATCCTGTTTAAAGTATCAGCAAATGCCTGATCCTGTGCTTCCAAATGACCATTGGGTTAAGATTAAAGTGACCTACGGCGGCATTTGCGGCAGTGATTTGCATCTAATTCATTTGCATGACAGCCCGTCCACCTCTCCCTTCGCTTCCTTTCCGTTTACCATCGGGCACGAAACTGTTGGGAGGATCAGTGAGGTCGGACTGGCTGTAAAGAATCTTCAAGTGGGCGACCGCGTGACGGTTGATCCGGTTTTGTCCTGCATGGTTAGAGGACTTCCCAATCCATGCGAAGCATGTCGGCGCGGTGATTACAGTCTTTGCAGCCACATGACTGACGGTGATATCGCACCAGGTCTAATGATCGGCGCCTGTCGGGATACGGGAGGAAGCTGGAGCACTTATCTTGTTGCACACCAAAGCCAAGTCTTAAAGTTGCCTGATGAGATCAACGATTTGAACGGCGTCTTGATCGAACCCTTTAGTTGTGCGCTACATGGTGTCATGCGCAACCCGCCAAGAGATGACGATACCGTTCTTGTTGTAGGCGCCGGAACGATTGGCATCTGTGTAGTAGCCGCCCTTCGTGCACTGGATATTGCATGTAAAATCGTTGTTGTATCCAAATACGATGTTCAGACGAAATTAGCCCTTCACTATGGCGCTGATGAAGTCATTGGTTTGAAGGGAAAAGATTACAAAAGTATTTATGAAATTGCCGAAGCTCTAAAGGCAAGGGTGTTAAAACCGGTCATCGGACCCCCCGTCATTCAGGGAGGAGCTCATATCGTTTATGAATGCGTAGGAAACAGCCGAAGCGTCCATGATGCGCTGCGCTTTGCCCAAAGCGGAGGCAAGGTGGTTCTTCTAGGCTTGGCCGGAATTCTGGACCACATCGACTGGACAACGGTTTGGCTGAATGAATTGGATGTCAGGGGAAGTTTTGCATATAGTACGGAGGAGTTCAACGGAAAACGGATGAGAACCATGCAGATTGCCATAGAGTTAATGAAGTTGGGAAAGGTGGACTTGTCCCCTTTGATCACTCATCGGTTTCCCCTTGAAAAATATAAAGACGCTTTGTCCACAGTTGTAAACAAAGGCAAAGAAGCTTGTTTGAAGGCGGTGTTCGAACCTTAG
- a CDS encoding class II aldolase/adducin family protein, with translation MESFTIYGSYNSSFLERLAQGIKNKFQSEGYRYYSEPIDHIRLVFNFIDPDHPRPFRRKAQATFVVSIMEGHKTEEPVLKSAYPYLVRSLSNHLVYICHDHENTDVYFITPEQGCYKIKYHPGEEDSFYRKFYERLDPLASSQLVINNQFYDDLPEQLWKGDENTEKLSKAGKRLDQMNLLPAPFPIQEYLSSRDLKHLKRLYGIGGLSYGNLSSRKDNRSFWMSAAGCNKANLKKIGQDILLVKGYDSDSKAMQISVPSNLTPNRVSVDAIEHWMIYSEHPDVGAIIHIHAWIDGVKATEINYPCGTIQLAQTVAELIKQEPEPARAIIGLKNHGLTITGPDLDDIFERIEGRVMPQVPMV, from the coding sequence ATGGAGAGTTTTACTATTTATGGAAGTTACAACAGTTCCTTTCTTGAGCGGTTGGCGCAGGGGATAAAAAACAAGTTTCAATCGGAAGGGTATCGGTATTACTCCGAACCGATTGATCACATCCGGTTGGTATTCAACTTCATTGACCCCGACCATCCCCGGCCCTTTCGCAGGAAAGCACAAGCTACTTTTGTCGTTTCCATTATGGAAGGTCATAAAACAGAGGAACCGGTATTAAAATCCGCTTATCCTTATCTGGTCCGTTCGCTGTCCAACCATCTGGTCTACATATGTCACGATCATGAAAATACCGATGTCTATTTTATTACCCCTGAGCAGGGATGCTACAAAATTAAATATCATCCGGGCGAAGAAGATTCCTTTTACCGTAAGTTCTATGAAAGGCTTGATCCGCTCGCATCTTCGCAGCTTGTGATCAATAATCAGTTTTACGATGATTTGCCTGAACAACTGTGGAAGGGGGACGAGAACACAGAAAAACTGAGCAAGGCCGGAAAACGGTTGGATCAAATGAATTTACTTCCGGCTCCCTTTCCCATTCAAGAATATTTATCTTCCCGCGATCTCAAGCATTTAAAAAGGCTTTACGGCATCGGAGGTTTAAGCTATGGAAATCTGAGCAGCCGGAAAGATAACCGCAGCTTTTGGATGAGTGCCGCGGGGTGCAATAAGGCGAATTTGAAAAAAATCGGTCAAGATATTCTGCTGGTAAAGGGGTATGATTCCGATTCAAAAGCGATGCAAATCAGTGTTCCTTCAAATCTTACTCCCAATCGGGTATCCGTCGATGCGATTGAACATTGGATGATTTATTCCGAGCATCCGGACGTCGGCGCCATAATTCATATCCACGCATGGATCGATGGGGTCAAGGCAACGGAAATCAATTATCCCTGCGGTACCATTCAACTCGCTCAGACCGTGGCAGAATTGATTAAACAAGAACCTGAACCTGCCAGAGCGATCATCGGTTTGAAGAATCACGGCCTCACCATCACAGGCCCTGATTTGGACGATATTTTCGAACGGATTGAAGGCCGGGTTATGCCTCAGGTTCCGATGGTTTAA
- a CDS encoding antitoxin VbhA family protein: MKFDLKKAMENAKASLAMEGLYLTKEEEEIVSKSFDGEITHDEFIRLARELAKKMVNEQKP; encoded by the coding sequence ATGAAATTTGATCTCAAGAAGGCGATGGAAAATGCGAAAGCGAGTCTGGCGATGGAGGGGTTATACCTCACAAAAGAGGAAGAAGAAATCGTTTCAAAGAGCTTCGATGGCGAGATCACTCATGACGAATTTATCCGACTCGCAAGAGAGCTAGCAAAAAAAATGGTCAATGAGCAGAAACCATGA
- a CDS encoding ATP-binding protein has translation MHGCPCGFYGFEDGERSCTCSSTQVHRYRGRLSGPLMDRIDIHLEVPRVHYEVFEKKEEGESSREIRARVMRALEIQRERYRGMKILFNAQMGAREIERYARLDREGERLLRNAFEEMGLSARAHARILKVARTIADLEESDMIHPHHVAEAIQYRALDRE, from the coding sequence ATGCACGGTTGTCCGTGCGGTTTCTACGGATTCGAGGATGGGGAAAGAAGCTGTACCTGCAGTTCCACCCAGGTGCATCGTTATCGGGGGCGGCTCTCCGGACCGCTCATGGATCGGATCGATATTCATTTGGAGGTTCCACGGGTGCATTATGAAGTCTTTGAGAAGAAGGAGGAAGGGGAATCTTCCCGGGAGATACGGGCACGGGTGATGAGGGCCTTAGAGATACAACGGGAACGGTATCGGGGGATGAAGATTCTTTTTAACGCACAGATGGGGGCAAGGGAGATCGAACGATATGCTCGCCTGGATCGGGAAGGGGAGCGACTCCTCCGGAACGCCTTTGAGGAGATGGGCTTATCCGCCCGGGCCCATGCCCGCATCCTGAAGGTGGCGCGCACCATCGCCGACCTGGAGGAGAGCGACATGATCCATCCCCACCATGTGGCGGAAGCGATCCAATACCGGGCGCTGGATCGGGAGTAG
- a CDS encoding helix-turn-helix domain-containing protein — MRKARLEKNMTHRELSDATGLSVTAISNLERDRFKPTMPNLRKLSTVLGVPISYLGCFETLPENTLGERIRKARLYHGYSKKEFAEIIGVDVKSIQSWEKDLRIPIDEYLSKIREYFVILDRPFQ, encoded by the coding sequence TTGCGAAAGGCAAGGCTTGAAAAGAACATGACGCACCGCGAACTGTCTGATGCTACCGGATTGTCCGTCACAGCTATTAGTAATCTCGAAAGGGATAGATTTAAACCCACCATGCCGAATCTCCGTAAGCTATCCACTGTATTAGGCGTGCCGATTTCCTATCTTGGGTGCTTTGAAACCCTGCCTGAAAATACGCTTGGTGAGCGGATCAGGAAAGCACGGTTGTATCACGGGTATTCCAAGAAAGAGTTTGCAGAGATCATAGGGGTGGATGTTAAGTCTATTCAATCTTGGGAAAAGGATTTGCGCATACCGATAGATGAGTATCTATCCAAAATCAGAGAATATTTTGTGATATTGGATCGGCCATTTCAATAG
- a CDS encoding LexA family protein, translating to MRTTKQNLTAKQQEVLLAIQTYIEKHNYPPTVREIGEMVGLSSSSTVHGHLERLKKKGIITYEPSLPRTITIIKPPSQIKQDIG from the coding sequence ATGCGCACAACAAAACAGAATTTAACCGCTAAGCAGCAGGAAGTCTTGCTAGCTATCCAAACGTACATCGAAAAACATAACTACCCGCCAACAGTACGGGAAATCGGGGAGATGGTGGGGTTGAGTTCGTCCAGCACTGTACATGGGCACCTAGAAAGGCTTAAGAAAAAGGGGATAATCACATATGAACCCTCTCTTCCGAGGACAATTACGATAATTAAACCCCCGTCCCAAATAAAGCAGGATATTGGATAG
- a CDS encoding tyrosine-type recombinase/integrase, whose translation METHSIVKEFLEWSHNEGKDVKTIAAYKTVLTQFMVWIKDTEGEVTIDSIKPITVKEYLSYLTHTLNRKKATVNKAIASLKTFFAYLVETGVVEDNPMVRIKIQKVRLADQMGEKGVPKWLTKEEQERYISYVELEKNEWKRIRNLAIIDLMLYAGLRVSEVVDLKVEDVKIDGDIIVTIREGKGGQYATVVLIKKYSRNLKKWLKIRSTHPKGSSPYLFVSERSGKFTARGIQVMLNKYAGLAGMEKITPHRFRHSFCKNLANAGVNIETIRRLARHENIQTTAIYIDPSHEEQMRALEKM comes from the coding sequence ATGGAAACCCATTCGATTGTAAAAGAATTCCTTGAGTGGTCTCATAACGAAGGAAAGGACGTAAAAACCATTGCCGCATACAAGACGGTTCTCACACAGTTTATGGTATGGATTAAGGATACCGAGGGAGAGGTAACTATTGATTCGATCAAGCCGATCACGGTTAAAGAGTATTTATCATACTTAACTCATACCTTAAATCGAAAGAAAGCGACGGTTAATAAAGCCATAGCGTCACTGAAAACCTTTTTTGCATATCTGGTGGAAACGGGAGTTGTTGAAGATAATCCCATGGTAAGAATCAAGATTCAAAAGGTACGATTAGCGGACCAGATGGGAGAGAAGGGGGTGCCCAAATGGCTTACAAAAGAGGAGCAAGAACGTTACATCAGTTACGTGGAATTAGAGAAGAACGAATGGAAGAGGATTAGGAATCTAGCCATTATTGATCTCATGCTATATGCAGGCCTTCGGGTATCCGAAGTGGTGGATTTGAAGGTCGAGGATGTGAAAATAGATGGAGACATTATTGTTACCATCCGGGAAGGAAAAGGAGGACAGTATGCGACGGTTGTACTGATTAAAAAATACAGCAGAAACTTGAAGAAGTGGCTCAAAATCCGTTCCACTCATCCAAAGGGATCTTCTCCATATCTTTTTGTATCGGAACGCTCCGGGAAATTCACGGCAAGGGGAATTCAGGTTATGCTCAACAAATACGCCGGACTCGCTGGCATGGAGAAGATCACACCACACCGTTTCCGCCACTCTTTTTGCAAGAACCTGGCGAATGCAGGTGTGAACATAGAGACAATACGGCGTTTGGCACGACATGAGAACATCCAGACAACGGCGATCTACATCGATCCTTCACACGAAGAACAGATGAGGGCGTTGGAGAAGATGTAG
- a CDS encoding type II toxin-antitoxin system MqsA family antitoxin — MVEKFCPECLNFTECVPVLKEKTYDVRGEKITIQAEYLKCNLCEKIIPDRKMQERNYDRLYSEYRRRKNLLTPDEIKQIREMYGLSQRQLSKALGWSHATLSRYENGVLQSINHNSEMALLKEPFNMLRILEKNKSNLTEWNTRK, encoded by the coding sequence ATGGTAGAAAAATTTTGCCCGGAATGTCTTAATTTCACTGAATGTGTTCCAGTTTTGAAAGAAAAAACATATGACGTAAGAGGTGAGAAAATAACTATTCAAGCTGAGTATCTTAAGTGCAACCTCTGTGAGAAAATCATTCCGGACAGAAAAATGCAGGAACGGAATTATGACAGATTGTATTCCGAATATAGGAGGAGAAAGAATTTATTAACTCCCGATGAAATAAAACAGATTAGGGAAATGTACGGGTTAAGCCAACGACAGTTATCAAAAGCATTGGGATGGAGTCATGCTACCCTTTCAAGGTATGAAAACGGGGTTTTGCAGAGTATAAATCATAACAGCGAGATGGCATTGTTGAAAGAGCCGTTCAATATGCTCAGGATTTTAGAAAAGAATAAATCAAACCTAACTGAGTGGAATACGAGGAAATAA